The Vreelandella piezotolerans genomic interval GGGGCCAGCGCCGAGTATCACCATGAAGTCACGCTAGGCAGCCTGCCGCTGAATTACATCGTCGGGGTGGATGCCGCGCGTCAGAAAGACGAGCGCTTCCGTAACGCTGTGAATTCGCAAGGGGCGGTGGGCGAGCCGCTCGCCGATGAAACCCAAACCGCGACCTCCACTGGCGTGTTTGCCCAGGGAGATATAGCGCTGTCTGAGCCGCTGACGCTGTCGTTGGGCGCGCGGTTTGATCGGGTGGATCTCGATGTGGATGACGATTTTGCCGCCGACGGTGACCAGAGTGGCCAGCGCACCTTTAACGAGTGGAGCGGCTCTGCCGGGCTGAGTTACCGCTACCGCCCGCAGCATCAGGCGTATATCAACACCGGCACGGCCTTTGAGACCCCCACGTTCTCTGAGTTTGCCAACCCGGCAGGGGGTGGCTTTAATCCTAGCGTGGAACCGCAAAAAGCCTGGAACCGTGAAGTGGGGCTGCGTGGTTACATCGCACCGCTGGCGCTGGATTACGATGTGGCGTTCTTCTCCGTCCGCGTGCGCGATGAGCTGGTGCCCTACGACGAAGGCGGCCGCACGTTCTACCAGAACGCCGGGGATACCAATCGTGATGGTGTCGAGCTGGCGCTGGGCTGGCAGTTGGCCGACCAGTGGCGCTTGGACAGCGCGCTCACCCTGGCGCGCTACGAGTTCGATGAGTTTGCCACGCCTTCTGAGCGTTTCGATGGCAACCGCATACCTGGGTTGCCGGAGCAAACCTGGGTGAGCCAGCTCACCTGGGAGAACCTCGGCGAGCGTTTTGCCACGCTGGAGACCGAGTATGTGGGCGATTTGGTGGCCGACAACGCCAACCAGACGGCGGTGGATAGCTACTGGCTGGTGAACCTGCGGGTAGGCGACGGCTGGCAGCTGAGCCCACAGACGCGACTAAGCGCTTACGTGGGCCTGCGTAACCTGCTGGATGAAGAGCACTACTCAAACGTGCGCTTGAACGGCACCTTTGGGCGCTTTTACGAACCTGCTCCAGGGCGCAGCGTCTACGGTGGCCTAGAGCTGAGTTTTTAAAACTGACGACGCTTTAGACTGCCGCATAACACGAAAAGGGCGGCCCATGGCCGCCCCTTGTCTATCTAGCTGACTCCGTGGAGCGAGCGGTTACTGCGGTAACGCGTAGCCAATCACGTAGTCACCCATCTTGGTACCAAAGGTACCGTGACCGCCCGCCGTCACCACCACGTACTGACGACCGTCGGCGCCGGTATAGGTCATCGGCGTGGCCTGACCACCGGCGGGTAGGCGCGCTTTATAAAGCTCTTCACCCGTGGTGATGTCGTAGCCGCGCAAGTACTGATCCAGCGTCCCACTCAAGAAAGAGACGCCGCCAGCGGTGGTCAGCGGGCCGCCCAAGGCGGGAACGCCGACGTTCAACCCAATCGGCAGGTCAAAAGGCATACTGTCGCGGGTAGTACCGTTACGATGTTTCCACACCACTTGCGCCTCTTGCAGGTCGATACCCGCCACATCGCCCCAGGAGGGCGCTTGGCAGGGTAAGCCCAGTACGGAAAGCAGCGGGCCTAGCTCTACCGCATAGGGCGCGCCTTCGTTGGGCTGTAGGCCCTGCTCGCTGGCGGAGCCCTGGCCCTCTTCTACTTGGTCGCGGGGGACCAGTGTCGATACGAACGCGAGGTACTTCGCACCGGTAAACAGCGCCTGGCGCTCAGGATCGACCGCAACGCCACCCCAGTTCATTACCCCCACATTACCCGGGTAAACGATGCTGCCTTCCAAGGAGGGCGGCGTGTACTGGCCTTCGTAACGCAGCGAGCGGAACTGGATGCGGCACATCATTTGATCGAAGGGTGATGCGCCCCACATATCCCGTTCGGTGAGCGGCGGTGGTAGCAGGTTCAGCGCTGAGCGAGGCTGTGTCTCTGCGGTCCAGTCGCCGTCGATGGCCCCCTGCGGCGCGGGCACTTCGTCGATCGGCACGATCGGCTCGCCGGTTTCCCGGTTGAGGACGTAAAGGCTGCCCTGCTTGGTGGGCTGAATCACGGCGGGCTGGGTGCCGTTAGCCGTTGCTAGGTCGATCAGAACCGGCTGAGCCGGGGTATCCATGTCCCACAGGTCGTGGTGAACGAATTGGTAAACCCAGGCCACTTGGCCGTCGTCCAGATTCAGCGCTACGAGTCCTGCGCTATACGTTTCATCGTTTTCAGAGCGATCGGCACCGTACTGATCCGGCGTGGCGTTGCCCATGGGCAGATACACCAGCCCTAATTCTTCATCGACGCTGATGGGGGCCCAAACGTTGGGAGAGCCGCGGGTATAGGTGTCACCCTCGTCGAGTGGGGCGGTGTTATCGGGGTTGCCGCTGTCCCAGTTCCACACCAGCTCGCCTGTGTGCACGTCGAAAGCGCGAATCACGCCGGAGGGCTCGTCGATGGAGCTATTATCGGTGACATGACCGCCCAAAATGACCAAATCTTCCGTCACCGTGGCCGG includes:
- a CDS encoding TonB-dependent receptor family protein, with the translated sequence MNRYFTPSLLLISSALTTPVWAQTATQAALPTVEVNAPRLSRELYATPAAVSTIDRDAIAQGQQRVRLDESLDRVPGVFLQNRDNFAQGQRISIRGFGARAPFGVRGITVMVDGIPYTLPDGQAQLDAIDLDSAERIEVIRGPSSVLYGNAAGGVIDITTADGRDNPGTRLRVGAGSDGYQKVALQNGGVQGDWSHHISLTALNVDGYREQSSTEKYLLNAKLRRELGSDRALTAIINLLDNPRSEDPGALNAREVAEGRDQAAPNSLALDAGQTVDQQLIGLQYEDLAAGDGELYLKGFIAQRDFEQQLPFVGSSRLGYQRDYMGASAEYHHEVTLGSLPLNYIVGVDAARQKDERFRNAVNSQGAVGEPLADETQTATSTGVFAQGDIALSEPLTLSLGARFDRVDLDVDDDFAADGDQSGQRTFNEWSGSAGLSYRYRPQHQAYINTGTAFETPTFSEFANPAGGGFNPSVEPQKAWNREVGLRGYIAPLALDYDVAFFSVRVRDELVPYDEGGRTFYQNAGDTNRDGVELALGWQLADQWRLDSALTLARYEFDEFATPSERFDGNRIPGLPEQTWVSQLTWENLGERFATLETEYVGDLVADNANQTAVDSYWLVNLRVGDGWQLSPQTRLSAYVGLRNLLDEEHYSNVRLNGTFGRFYEPAPGRSVYGGLELSF
- a CDS encoding glucose/quinate/shikimate family membrane-bound PQQ-dependent dehydrogenase; this encodes MDEHTRARSKWPALLLGLLLALAGIALAVGGVKLLMLGGSAYYVIAGIAVAVAGLLLALRKGAALWLYALILFATLGWALWEVGLDWWQLVPRVAIPCLIGLIMLLPWWRKPLNSRGGSLALMASIGAAIIVAIASQFSYPGTIEGSIESANNTEAVNPAQVAGDDWPAYGGTNAGTHYSSLDQITPENVSELEEVWRIQTGDEPGPNAPPEITNQNTPLKVNDSLYICTSHSRAMALSPETGETLWEFDPNISTMGADDFSGWAHMTCRGLAYYDAANYAAERTESSPNDDTTSPADDTASARSLFDDGSQFDLDLAFLLFISGLADDSSLASDDDAAMLSATDVMCPRRLYLPTADARLIALNADTGERCESFGNNGEIDLTNNIGEFAPGGYYSTSPATVTEDLVILGGHVTDNSSIDEPSGVIRAFDVHTGELVWNWDSGNPDNTAPLDEGDTYTRGSPNVWAPISVDEELGLVYLPMGNATPDQYGADRSENDETYSAGLVALNLDDGQVAWVYQFVHHDLWDMDTPAQPVLIDLATANGTQPAVIQPTKQGSLYVLNRETGEPIVPIDEVPAPQGAIDGDWTAETQPRSALNLLPPPLTERDMWGASPFDQMMCRIQFRSLRYEGQYTPPSLEGSIVYPGNVGVMNWGGVAVDPERQALFTGAKYLAFVSTLVPRDQVEEGQGSASEQGLQPNEGAPYAVELGPLLSVLGLPCQAPSWGDVAGIDLQEAQVVWKHRNGTTRDSMPFDLPIGLNVGVPALGGPLTTAGGVSFLSGTLDQYLRGYDITTGEELYKARLPAGGQATPMTYTGADGRQYVVVTAGGHGTFGTKMGDYVIGYALPQ